From the genome of Arvicola amphibius chromosome 9, mArvAmp1.2, whole genome shotgun sequence, one region includes:
- the Abcc10 gene encoding ATP-binding cassette sub-family C member 10, protein MESLLAQLCGTDEARPLPLWEGDTTGHCFTQLVLSVIPHALLAVLSACYLGTPRTSSYTLPFNPGWRLRLAASLLLSIFPLLDLLPVVLPLGSRPGPIGLEVLAGCVTAVAWFTHSLALWALVHSPHGRSRGPLALALAAFLPAPALVLTLLWHCQRGTFLPPLLPGPLGRVCLLILQLAAVLAYGLGWAAPGGPREPWVQDRFLSSESQETEVAEDGESWLSRFSYAWLAPLLARGVRGELQQPQDICRLPRRLHPAYLARAFQAHWKEGAQLWRALYGAFGCCYLALGLLKLVGTMLSFSGPLLLSLLVGFLEEGQEPLSHGVLYVLGLASGAVLSAVLQNQYGYEIRKVTLQARVAVLSVLYRKALQLGPNRPPTGEALNLLGTDSERLLNFAGSFHEAWGLPLQLAITLYLLYQQVGMAFVAGLVLALLLVPVNKVIATRIMASNQEMLQHKDARVKLMTELLSGVRVIKFFGWEQALGDRVKSYRTQELGRLRVIKYLDAACVYLWAALPVVICIVIFITYVLMGHQLTATKVFTALALVRLLILPLNNFPWVINGLLESKVSLDRIQRFLDLPNYNPEEYYSPDPPSEPATVLELHEALFSWDPIGTSQKTFISHLKVKKGALVGVVGKVGCGKSSLLAAITGELHRLCGWVAVSGLSKGFGLATQEPWIQCATIRDNILFGKTFDARLYMEVLEACALNDDLSILPAGDKTEVGEKGVTLSGGQRARIALARAVYQEKAFYLLDDPLAAVDADVANHLLHRCILGLLSHTTRLLCTHRTEYLEKADMVLLMEAGHLVRTGPPSEILPLVQAGPTAWTKEEQVTDSGKSLTVQNLEKTTEGLEVEQSASGCLVQEESKCEGAVALHVYQAYWRAMGGGLAVAILVSLLLMQATRNGADWWLSHWLSRLKTAGNSSKEGPAFSSPGSTVLFSPPLLLSSRNFYTPLLNTASNGSSDVHFYLIVYAAIAGVNSLCTLLRAVLFAAGALQAAATLHHRLLHRLLMAPVTFFDSTPSGRVLNRFSSDVACVDDSLPFLLNILLANSVGLLGLLIVLGSGLPWLLLLLPPLSFIYYRVQRRYRASFRELRRLGSLTLSPLYTHLADTLAGLPVLRAAGATYRFEEENQRLLELNQRCQFASHATTQWLDIRLQLMGAAVVSTIAVIALVQHQQGLANPGLVGLVLSYALSLTGLLSGLVSSFTQTEGMMVSVERLEEYSRGVPQEPRGQPLQTPYQDIRWLTRGSVEFQDVVLVYRPGLPNALDRVTFRVEPGEKLGIVGRTGSGKSSLFSVLFRLLEPSAGRVLLDGVDTSQLELAELRSQLAAIPQEPFLFSGTVRENLDPRGLHEDGALWQALEQCHLSEVIVTVGGLDGELGERGRNLSLGQRQLLCLARALLTDAKVLCIDEATASVDQKTDQLLQQTICKRFANKTVLTIAHRLNTILNSDRVLVLQAGRVVELDTPSALRSQPESLFQQLLQSSQQGTYPRPAGR, encoded by the exons ATGGAGAGCCTCCTGGCCCAGCTGTGTGGCACCGATGAGGCGCGACCGCTCCCACTGTGGGAAGGGGACACCACGGGCCACTGCTTCACACAGCTGGTGCTCAGCGTCATTCCCCACGCGCTCCTCGCCGTCCTCAGTGCCTGCTACTTGGGCACCCCAAG gACTTCCAGTTACACCCTACCTTTTAATCCCGGTTGGCGCCTCCGACTTGCAGCTTCCTTACTTCTCTCTATCTTCCCGCTGCTGGACCTCCTTCCAGTTGTTCTGCCACTAGGGTCGCGCCCAGGGCCCATAGGGCTAGAGGTGCTGGCAGGGTGTGTGACGGCTGTGGCCTGGTTCACCCACAGCCTGGCCCTGTGGGCATTGGTTCATTCCCCTCATGGCCGTTCCCGTGGACCCTTGGCTTTGGCTCTGGCAGCCTTCCTACCAGCACCAGCCCTAGTGCTGACGCTGTTGTGGCATTGCCAACGAGGCACGTTTCTGCCCCCACTTCTCCCAGGCCCCCTGGGCCGTGTATGTCTTCTCATTCTGCAGCTGGCGGCTGTCTTGGCCTATGGACTGGGCTGGGCAGCCCCTGGGGGCCCACGAGAGCCCTGGGTTCAGGACCGCTTTTTGTCCTCTGAGAGTCAAGAAACAGAGGTGGCTGAAGATGGAGAGAGTTGGTTGTCACGTTTTTCCTATGCCTGGTTGGCACCCTTACTTGCTCGTGGAGTCCGTGGAGAGCTCCAGCAGCCCCAGGACATTTGCCGGCTCCCTCGAAGGCTGCATCCTGCCTACCTGGCCCGCGCCTTCCAAGCACACTGGAAGGAGGGGGCCCAGCTGTGGAGGGCCCTGTATGGGGCCTTTGGATGTTGCTACCTGGCTCTTGGACTGTTGAAGCTGGTGGGGACCATGCTGTCGTTCTCTGGGCCTCTGCTGCTCTCCCTCCTGgtgggcttcctggaggaagggcAAGAGCCCCTGAGCCATGGCGTGCTCTACGTTCTGGGCTTGGCCAGTGGGGCCGTGCTAAGTGCGGTGCTGCAGAATCAGTATGGGTACGAGATACGTAAAGTGACGCTTCAGGCACGGGTGGCTGTGCTGAGCGTCCTCTACCGAAAGGCCTTGCAGCTTGGGCCTAACCGCCCTCCTACTGGGGAGGCCCTGAACCTCCTAGGCACCGACTCTGAGAGGCTGCTTAACTTTGCTGGCAGCTTCCATGAGGCGTGGGGCCTCCCTCTGCAGCTGGCCATCACCCTCTACCTGCTGTACCAGCAGGTGGGCATGGCCTTCGTGGCTGGGTTGGTCTTGGCACTGCTGCTGGTACCTGTCAACAAAGTGATTGCCACCCGCATCATGGCCAGCAACCAGGAGATGCTACAGCACAAGGATGCCCGGGTGAAG CTCATGACAGAGCTGCTGAGTGGCGTTCGAGTCATCAAGTTCTTCGGGTGGGAGCAGGCTCTGGGGGACCGAGTAAAGTCCTACCGCACTCAAGAGTTGGGGCGACTCCGGGTCATCAAGTACCTGGATGCGGCCTGTGTGTACCTGTGGGCTGCTCTGCCCGTTGTCATCTGCATCGTCATCTTCATCACCTACGTCCTCATGGGGCACCAGCTCACTGCCACCAAG GTGTTTACGGCACTGGCACTTGTGCGCCTGCTCATTCTTCCTCTCAACAACTTCCCCTGGGTGATCAATGGCCTCTTGGAGTCCAAAGTATCCCTGGACCGGATCCAGCGTTTCCTTGACCTTCCAAACTACAATCCTGAGGAGTACTACAGCCCTG ATCCCCCCAGCGAGCCAGCCACAGTACTGGAGCTGCATGAAGCCCTGTTCTCCTGGGACCCAATTGGAACAAGCCAGAAAACCTTCATCAGTCACCTCAAAGTGAAAAAG GGTGCGCTGGTGGGCGTCGTGGGAAAGGTAGGCTGTGGGAAGAGTTCGCTGTTGGCCGCCATCACTGGGGAGCTCCACAG GCTCTGTGGGTGGGTGGCAGTGTCAGGGCTGTCCAAAGGCTTTGGACTGGCCACCCAGGAGCCCTGGATCCAGTGTGCCACTATCCGAGACAATATCCTCTTCGGGAAGACATTTGACGCCCGGCTGTACATGGAGGTGCTAGAGGCCTGCGCCCTCAATGATGATCTCAGC ATCCTGCCTGCTGGAGACAAGACAGAAGTGGGAGAAAAGGGTGTGACCCTCAGTGGGGGACAGCGGGCTCGGATTGCACTTGCTCGTGCTGTCTACCAG GAGAAAGCCTTCTATCTCCTTGATGACCCTCTGGCTGCTGTGGATGCAGACGTGGCCAACCACCTGCTGCATAGATGTATTCTGGGGCTGCTGAGCCACACCACTCGGCTGCTGTGCACCCACCGCACTGAGTACCTTGAGAAGGCTGACATGGTGTTGTTGATGGAGGCTGGGCACCTGGTCCGAACAG ggcCTCCCTCTGAGATTCTGCCATTGGTTCAAGCTGGCCCCACAGCCTGGACTAAGGAAGAACAAGTGACTGACTCAG GCAAGTCCCTGACAGTACAGAACCTGGAGAAGACAACCGAGGGGCTGGAAGTGGAGCAGAGCGCATCTGGCTGCCTAGTGCAGGAAGAAAGCAAATGCGAGGGTGCCGTGGCCCTGCATGTATACCAAGCATACTGGAGGGCCATGGGTGGTGGCCTGGCTGTCGCCATCCTCGTCTCTCTGCTCCTCATGCAAG CCACACGCAACGGTGCTGACTGGTGGCTCTCTCACTGGCTCTCTCGGCTGAAGACAGCCGGGAATAGCTCTAAGGAGGGTCCTGccttctccagcccaggctccACAGTGCTCTTCTCCCCACCGCTGCTTCTCTCCTCCAGAAACTTCTA CACCCCACTGCTCAACACTGCTTCCAATGGCTCCTCAGATGTCCACTTCTACCTCATCGTGTATGCAGCCATTGCTGGAGTCAACTCTCTCTGCACCCTTCTCCGGGCAGTGCTCTTTGCAGCGGGTGCCCTTCAAGCAGCTGCCACCCTACACCACCGCCTGCTGCATCGACTTCTTATG gcACCGGTGACTTTCTTTGACTCCACACCCTCAGGCCGGGTCTTGAACCGCTTCTCCTCAGATGTAGCCTGTGTCGACGACAGcctgcctttcctcctcaacATTCTGCTGGCCAATTCCGTAGGCCTGCTGGGCCTCCTGATTGTGCTAGGTTCTGGTCtgccctggctgctgctgctgctgccacctctGAGCTTCATCTACTACCGAGTGCAGCGACGCTACAGGGCTTCCTTCCGGGAGCTGCGGCGCCTGGGTAGCCTCACCCTGTCTCCGCTCTACACCCACCTGGCTGACACCCTGGCCGGCCTCCCAGTGCTCCGGGCTGCAGGGGCCACTTACAG ATTTGAGGAGGAGAACCAGCGACTCTTGGAGTTAAATCAGAGATGCCAGTTTGCTTCCCATGCCACGACGCAGTGGCTGGACATTCGACTGCAGCTCATGGGGGCAGCAGTGGTCAGCACCATCGCGGTCATTGCCCTGGTGCAACACCAGCAGGGCCTTGCCAACCCAG GGCTGGTGGGCCTCGTGCTGTCGTACGCCTTGTCTTTGACGGGTCTGCTCTCGGGCCTGGTGAGCAGcttcacacagacagaaggcaTGATGGTGAGCGTCGAGCGACTGGAGGAATACTCTCGTGGTGTTCCCCAGGAGCCCCGAGGTCAGCCACTGCAG aCACCCTACCAGGACATCAGGTGGCTGACCCGGGGAAGTGTGGAGTTCCAGGACGTGGTGTTGGTGTATCGGCCAGGACTGCCAAATGCCCTGGACAGGGTGACCTTCCGAGTGGAGCCTGGGGAGAAGCTGGGCATCGTAGGCCGCACAGGCTCTGGCAAATCTTCCCTGTTCTCGGTACTCTTCCGGCTGCTGGAGCCCAGTGCAGGGCGGGTGCTGCTAGATGGCGTGGACACCAGCCAGCTGGAGCTGGCCGAGCTCAG ATCCCAGCTGGCTGCCATCCCCCAGGAGCCCTTTCTGTTCAGCGGGACTGTGCGGGAGAACCTGGACCCCCGGGGCCTGCATGAGGACGGCGCCCTGTGGCAAGCCCTGGAACAGTGCCACCTGAGTGAGGTGATCGTCACTGTGG GGGGTCTGGACGGGGAGCTGGGCGAGAGGGGCCGGAACTTGTCCCTGGGACAGAGGCAGCTGCTGTGTCTGGCCAGGGCTCTCCTTACAGATGCCAAG GTCTTATGCATAGATGAGGCCACGGCAAGTGTGGACCAGAAGACAGACCAGCTGCTCCAGCAAACCATCTGCAAACGCTTTGCCAACAAGACCGTGCTGACTATAGCCCACAG GCTCAACACAATCCTAAACTCTGACCGGGTGCTGGTACTCCAAGCTGGGAGGGTGGTAGAACTGGACACGCCCTCTGCCCTGCGCAGCCAACCCGAGTCTCTGTTCCAGCAGCTCCTGCAGAGCAGCCAGCAGGGAACCTACCCTCGCCCTGCAGGACGCTGA
- the Dlk2 gene encoding protein delta homolog 2 isoform X2 — MPSGCRCLHLMCLLCILGATSQPARADDCSSHCDLAHGCCAPDGSCRCDPGWEGLHCERCVRMPGCQHGSCHQPWQCICHSGWAGKFCDKDEHICTSQSPCQNGGQCVYDGGGEYHCVCLPGFHGRGCERKAGPCEQAGSPCRNGGQCLDNQGFALNFTCRCLAGFMGAHCEVNVDDCLMRPCANGATCIDGINRFSCLCPEGFAGRFCTINLDDCASRPCQRGARCRDRIHDFDCLCPSGYGGKTCELVLRAPAPATMGIPQTPTSAVVVPATGPAPHSAGAGLLRISVKEVVRKQEAGLGESSLVALVVFGSLTAALVLATVLLTLRAWRRGICPTGPCCYPAPHYAPARQDQECQVSMLPAGFPLPPDLPPEPGKTTEL, encoded by the exons ATGCCCAGCGGCTGCCGCTGTCTACATCTCATGTGCCTGCTGTGCATCCTGGGGGCAACCAGCCAGCCTGCCAGAG CGGATGACTGCAGCTCCCACTGTGACCTGGCCCACGGCTGCTGCGCTCCTGACGGCTCCTGCAG GTGTGACCCAGGCTGGGAAGGGCTGCACTGTGAACGCTGTGTGAGGATGCCTGGCTGCCAGCACGGGTCCTGCCACCAGCCGTGGCAGTGCATCTGCCACAGTGGCTGGGCGGGAAAGTTCTGTGACAAAG ATGAGCACATCTGTACCTCACAGTCACCTTGCCAGAATGGTGGCCAGTGTGTGTATGACGGGGGCGGTGAATACCACTGTGTGTGCCTGCCAGGCTTCCACGGACGTGGCTGTGAGCGCAAGGCTGGACCCTGTGAGCAGGCAGG CTCCCCATGCCGGAATGGCGGGCAGTGCCTGGACAACCAGGGTTTTGCCCTCAACTTCACATGCCGCTGCCTGGCAGGATTCATGGGTGCCCACTGTGAGGTGAATGTGGATGACTGCCTGATGCGCCCTTGTGCTAATGGCGCCACATGTATTGATGGCATAAACcgcttttcctgcctctgtcctgagGGCTTTGCTGGACGATTCTGCACGATCAACCTAGACGATTGTGCCAGCCGCCCATGCCAGAGAGGGGCTCGCTGCCGGGATCGCATCCATGACTTTGACTGCCTTTGCCCCAGTGGCTATGGTGGCAAGACTTGTGAGCTTGTCTTACGTGCTCCAGCCCCTGCCACAATGGGCATCCCGCAAACACCCACCTCAGCTGTAGTTGTGCCTGCTACAGGGCCCGCCCCCCACAGTGCAGGGGCAGGCCTCCTGAGGATCTCAGTGAAGGAGGTGGTGCGGAAGCAAGAGGCTGGGCTCGGTGAGTCTAGCCTGGTGGCCCTAGTAGTGTTTGGGTCCCTCACTGCTGCCCTGGTCCTGGCCACTGTGTTGCTGACCTTGAGGGCATGGCGCCGGGGCATTTGCCCCACTGGACCCTGTTGCTACCCAGCCCCACACTATGCCCCAGCTCGGCAGGACCAGGAGTGCCAGGTTAGCATGCTGCCAGCAGGGTTCCCTCTGCCACCAGACCTGCCCCCTGAGCCTGGCAAGACCACAGAATTGTGA
- the Dlk2 gene encoding protein delta homolog 2 isoform X1, whose product MPSGCRCLHLMCLLCILGATSQPARADDCSSHCDLAHGCCAPDGSCRCDPGWEGLHCERCVRMPGCQHGSCHQPWQCICHSGWAGKFCFHGRGCERKAGPCEQAGSPCRNGGQCLDNQGFALNFTCRCLAGFMGAHCEVNVDDCLMRPCANGATCIDGINRFSCLCPEGFAGRFCTINLDDCASRPCQRGARCRDRIHDFDCLCPSGYGGKTCELVLRAPAPATMGIPQTPTSAVVVPATGPAPHSAGAGLLRISVKEVVRKQEAGLGESSLVALVVFGSLTAALVLATVLLTLRAWRRGICPTGPCCYPAPHYAPARQDQECQVSMLPAGFPLPPDLPPEPGKTTEL is encoded by the exons ATGCCCAGCGGCTGCCGCTGTCTACATCTCATGTGCCTGCTGTGCATCCTGGGGGCAACCAGCCAGCCTGCCAGAG CGGATGACTGCAGCTCCCACTGTGACCTGGCCCACGGCTGCTGCGCTCCTGACGGCTCCTGCAG GTGTGACCCAGGCTGGGAAGGGCTGCACTGTGAACGCTGTGTGAGGATGCCTGGCTGCCAGCACGGGTCCTGCCACCAGCCGTGGCAGTGCATCTGCCACAGTGGCTGGGCGGGAAAGTTCT GCTTCCACGGACGTGGCTGTGAGCGCAAGGCTGGACCCTGTGAGCAGGCAGG CTCCCCATGCCGGAATGGCGGGCAGTGCCTGGACAACCAGGGTTTTGCCCTCAACTTCACATGCCGCTGCCTGGCAGGATTCATGGGTGCCCACTGTGAGGTGAATGTGGATGACTGCCTGATGCGCCCTTGTGCTAATGGCGCCACATGTATTGATGGCATAAACcgcttttcctgcctctgtcctgagGGCTTTGCTGGACGATTCTGCACGATCAACCTAGACGATTGTGCCAGCCGCCCATGCCAGAGAGGGGCTCGCTGCCGGGATCGCATCCATGACTTTGACTGCCTTTGCCCCAGTGGCTATGGTGGCAAGACTTGTGAGCTTGTCTTACGTGCTCCAGCCCCTGCCACAATGGGCATCCCGCAAACACCCACCTCAGCTGTAGTTGTGCCTGCTACAGGGCCCGCCCCCCACAGTGCAGGGGCAGGCCTCCTGAGGATCTCAGTGAAGGAGGTGGTGCGGAAGCAAGAGGCTGGGCTCGGTGAGTCTAGCCTGGTGGCCCTAGTAGTGTTTGGGTCCCTCACTGCTGCCCTGGTCCTGGCCACTGTGTTGCTGACCTTGAGGGCATGGCGCCGGGGCATTTGCCCCACTGGACCCTGTTGCTACCCAGCCCCACACTATGCCCCAGCTCGGCAGGACCAGGAGTGCCAGGTTAGCATGCTGCCAGCAGGGTTCCCTCTGCCACCAGACCTGCCCCCTGAGCCTGGCAAGACCACAGAATTGTGA